In Methylotenera mobilis JLW8, the following are encoded in one genomic region:
- a CDS encoding HAD family hydrolase: MKQDVTPTQNLALFDLDNTLLAGDSDYNWGMFLIGEGLLDGKTHQERNDQFYQDYKNGNLDIYKFLEFQLKPLSEHSKEFLDALHLKYMEQVIRPMMTVKAQALVNQHKAAGDLCVVITATNSFVTKPIATAYGIEHLIGTDPEMVDGRYTGGVQGVPSFQEGKVTRINAWLDARGQRLGDFAKSYFYSDSHNDLPLMKLVTNPIAVDADPTLTTYAEQHQWPRISLRS, translated from the coding sequence ATGAAACAAGACGTAACTCCAACGCAGAATTTAGCGTTGTTTGACCTAGATAATACCTTGCTGGCTGGTGATAGCGATTACAACTGGGGCATGTTTTTGATTGGCGAAGGCTTGCTTGATGGCAAGACGCATCAAGAGCGTAATGACCAGTTTTATCAAGATTATAAAAACGGCAATCTAGATATTTATAAATTTCTGGAGTTTCAGTTAAAGCCTTTAAGTGAACACTCTAAAGAGTTTTTAGATGCACTGCATTTGAAATATATGGAGCAAGTGATTCGCCCGATGATGACCGTGAAGGCGCAAGCGTTGGTGAATCAACACAAAGCGGCAGGGGATTTGTGCGTGGTGATTACCGCGACCAATAGCTTTGTAACTAAGCCGATTGCTACTGCCTACGGCATAGAGCATTTGATTGGCACTGACCCGGAAATGGTTGATGGCAGATACACGGGTGGCGTGCAAGGTGTGCCTAGCTTTCAAGAGGGTAAGGTAACGCGAATTAACGCGTGGTTAGATGCCCGTGGCCAGCGATTAGGTGATTTTGCGAAAAGCTATTTTTACAGTGATTCACACAATGATTTGCCATTAATGAAGTTAGTGACAAATCCTATCGCCGTAGATGCGGACCCTACGCTGACGACATACGCAGAGCAACACCAGTGGCCGCGTATTAGTTTGCGCTCATAG
- the yedA gene encoding drug/metabolite exporter YedA, producing the protein MRLHMSRQSLWIVLALFCTYFIWGSTYLAIRFGIESFPPFLMGGIRFTVAGAILFVVMRYLGAAMPAGREWLGAGTVGLLLPALGNGTVCYVQQTISSSVAALSIATAPIWMAVFSSIWGHKITLREWLGIAIGLVGIVLLNLGGSFEGDFTSALLLIFAAASWSFGSVWGKHLAMPEGLMGAACQMLVGGLALLLASAYAGESWPQEVSHKSWGALLFLIVLGSLIAYSAYQYLLKTVRPLVASSNTFVNPIVAFAVGIWWAGEHVTMVEMAALGVILVGVFLVLSVTNNKDI; encoded by the coding sequence ATGCGTCTACATATGAGTCGGCAATCGTTATGGATTGTATTGGCATTGTTCTGCACCTATTTTATTTGGGGCTCAACCTATTTAGCCATTCGCTTCGGCATAGAAAGTTTTCCGCCATTTTTAATGGGTGGTATACGCTTTACTGTGGCTGGTGCGATTTTGTTTGTGGTGATGCGCTATTTGGGCGCAGCCATGCCTGCTGGCCGAGAGTGGCTAGGGGCAGGCACCGTGGGTTTGCTATTGCCAGCATTGGGTAATGGCACGGTGTGTTATGTGCAACAAACGATTTCCTCTAGTGTAGCTGCGCTATCGATTGCTACCGCGCCGATTTGGATGGCGGTTTTTTCCTCTATATGGGGGCATAAGATTACGCTAAGAGAGTGGCTGGGTATTGCGATCGGCTTAGTGGGGATCGTGTTGCTAAACTTAGGCGGCAGTTTTGAGGGGGACTTTACTAGCGCATTGTTGCTGATATTTGCTGCCGCGAGTTGGTCGTTCGGCTCCGTATGGGGTAAGCATTTAGCCATGCCGGAAGGCTTAATGGGCGCGGCCTGTCAGATGTTGGTAGGTGGCTTGGCGCTGCTGCTGGCAAGTGCTTACGCTGGTGAGTCGTGGCCGCAGGAGGTTTCACATAAGTCATGGGGTGCGCTGTTATTCCTGATTGTATTGGGCTCGCTCATTGCATACAGCGCTTACCAATACTTATTGAAGACGGTGCGGCCTTTAGTGGCGAGTAGTAATACTTTTGTAAACCCGATTGTGGCGTTTGCGGTAGGCATATGGTGGGCCGGTGAGCATGTGACCATGGTGGAAATGGCTGCGCTAGGCGTGATTTTGGTAGGTGTGTTTTTAGTACTTTCTGTAACGAACAATAAAGATATTTAA